From Desulfobaccales bacterium, a single genomic window includes:
- a CDS encoding TA system VapC family ribonuclease toxin: MSGVSPVCLCWTVLGAFIRIGTNPRVFEHPLSLDQALSRVQSWLDQPCTRIIHPTDRHWIVFQKMLTEGQAVANLVTDAHLAALASEHGCELISTDTDFSRFPGIKWKNPLK, translated from the coding sequence TTGTCTGGGGTCTCGCCAGTGTGCCTTTGCTGGACCGTCCTTGGTGCGTTCATCCGTATCGGCACGAATCCGCGCGTCTTTGAGCACCCCCTGTCTCTCGATCAGGCGCTCTCTCGTGTGCAAAGCTGGTTGGATCAACCCTGCACGCGCATTATTCATCCTACCGACCGGCACTGGATCGTCTTTCAAAAAATGTTGACCGAAGGCCAGGCCGTCGCAAACCTTGTGACCGACGCGCACCTGGCCGCTCTGGCTAGTGAACACGGCTGTGAGTTGATCTCCACCGATACCGATTTCTCACGCTTTCCTGGGATCAAGTGGAAAAACCCATTGAAGTAA